The region AGCAATGGTCTACCTTTTTTCTTATAGAATGGAGCTAACCATTGTACTCCTTGTTTACTAAAGCTATCTTCCACCAAATGCAAAAAATATCCAATTACGAGGCCTAGCCATAAACTTCCCCAAATATTGGGCAAAACAAAGGGTCTTAATTGAATAGGTTTAAGAGGAATTAAAAGATTCATCAAAAAATACAAAATTACAGCAAAAATTATCCATCCTAATAATGAATGGGTAATTCCCCGATGACGTAAAAACATACTAAAGTTAATGGGGGATTTACGACTTACTTTACTATTATGTTGGTCAATATCAGGCAAAGATGCTCCAATTCCAGTTGCTAAAAGAAGAGCAATGTTTGAAGCTGGATGAGTTAAAAAGCTATCTGTAGCGATTAAGCCAAATTCTACAAGGGCAATGCTAAAGATGCGATGAGATTGAGCTAGCAAGCTGTTCACCTCTAAAGTAAAATTTCTTTATATATTGTAGCATACAACTCTCTGTAAAATCGTTAATTTAGAGCAAAGATAAAAGCCTTTCGGCTTTATTTATCCCACAAAAATTTGATGAGTACTTTATGAAAGAGATTGTCACTTATATTTACGATAATGAGATTGATAACTATGCTGACTTCTTGATGATTTGCATTAAACATTCTGATGATTGGTTTGATGTTGCAATCAACCACAATACTTTAGCAATCAACAAGATGATTGACGGTATGTGGTTAAAAAAGAAAAATGAACTTAGATAATAAAAGCCCCCCTGACTGAAAAGTCGAAGGGGGGTTATTTAGTTTGAGGTTTGGGAACCCTATGATTTGGGAGGGGAACAAAACGTCAAACAGGTATCAGCTAATTGCCACAATTGGTGGCGCTGATACTCGGCTCAGAAGAGTCGAATAGCTATCTGCAAGCCCCCTCGGCGAGCCCACACTTTGTTTGCAAAGTATAGTGGGTTATACTTTACATGGAAATAGTCACCGAATTCCATTTGGAAATTACTTTGTAACTATGTTTTGAGGAGGAGTAAAATGCGTTCCTACGTTCGACATTACCCATTAGCGATAGCTAAATTAATGTGTCTGTGCTCTCCTAAAATCTACTGATTTATTACTGGCTAATACAGGAGGTTTTTTTATGGTACAGACAATCATATCTGCTATTGGTGTTTATACTTCCACTAGTATCGATTATTTAATTGTTTTGATTATTTTATTTGCACAGCTATCACAGAATAAACAGAAATGGCAGATTTATGCGGGGCAATATTTAGGCACTGGCTTACTTGTAGGGGCGAGTTTAGTTGCTGCTTATGTCGTCAAATTCGTGCCTGAAGCATGGATAGTTGGATTGCTTGGTTTAATCCCTATCTATTTAGGGATTCGCTTTGCAATTGTTGGAGAAGGTAAGGAAGAAGAAGAGGAAGAAACTATTGAAAGATTAGAACAAAGCAAGGCAAATCACCTTTTTTGGACAGTTACATTGCTGACAATTGCGTCTGGCGGAGATAATTTAGGTATCTATATACCT is a window of Lactobacillus intestinalis DNA encoding:
- a CDS encoding metal-dependent hydrolase, with the protein product MLAQSHRIFSIALVEFGLIATDSFLTHPASNIALLLATGIGASLPDIDQHNSKVSRKSPINFSMFLRHRGITHSLLGWIIFAVILYFLMNLLIPLKPIQLRPFVLPNIWGSLWLGLVIGYFLHLVEDSFSKQGVQWLAPFYKKKGRPLLYYKVGGPFEKFLAMIAYIAVIIMTIYWVWLMIYPMPRA
- a CDS encoding CadD family cadmium resistance transporter, yielding MVQTIISAIGVYTSTSIDYLIVLIILFAQLSQNKQKWQIYAGQYLGTGLLVGASLVAAYVVKFVPEAWIVGLLGLIPIYLGIRFAIVGEGKEEEEEETIERLEQSKANHLFWTVTLLTIASGGDNLGIYIPYFASLSWSQTLVALLVFAIGVIIFCELSRVLSSIPLISETIEKYTRIIVPLVFIPLGLYIMYESGTIETFLNFIL